The region TGGCCCGAGCCGACCACGGTCGCGCGCCAGACCGTCAGGCGCCCGGCCCCACTCGTCGTCAGCGCTCCCGGCCAGGGGTTGCAGCCGCGAATCACGTTGACCAGCTCCCGGGCCGGACGGTCCCAATCGAGGTAGCCGTCCGATCTCTTGAGGCGGGGCGCCGGTGGTCCTCCTTCGCGTGGTTGGGGAACCGGCGTGATCGAGTCGAGGCGAGCGAGCGTCTCGATCAGGATGTCGGCCCCCAGCGCCGAGAGCCGCGCCGCCAGCTCGCCGGCGGTTTCCTCGGGCCCGATCGGGACGGGCTCGGATTGCAGCAGGATCGGGCCCGTGTCCATGCCCTCGTCCATCTGGAAGGTCGTGATTCCGGTGACGGTCTCGCCCCGCATGATCGCCCGCGCGACCGGGGCCGCGCCGCGGTAGCGCGGCAGCAGCGAGGCGTGGACGTTGATGGAGCCGCGCGCCGGCACCTCCAGCACCGCCTTGGGCAGGATCTGGCCGAACGCGACGACCACGGCGACCTCGGGCGCGAACTCGCGCAGCCGCGCCGGCCACTCGGGCTCGCGCAGGCGCGCGGGCTGGAGCACGGGGAGGCCGGCCGCCGTCGCCCGCACCTTCACGGGCGGGGGCGTCAGCCGCTGGCCGCGGTGGGCGGGACGATCCGGCTGGGTGACCACCGCGACGACCTCGTGCCGGCGGAGCAGGGCATCCAGGGTGGGCAGCGCGAACTCGGGCGTGCCATAGAAGAGGACCTTCACCGCTTCACCAGACGTACGCGAGGCCGGCGCCGGTTAGAGCGCGAACGCGTGGTGGGACGCGCCTTCGGAGAGGCCCTCTTTCTTGATCTTCCGCTTGATGCGGTCGCGCGTCACCGGATCGAGCCGGTCGATGAAGAGCACGCCGTCGAGGTGGTCGATCTCGTGCTGGAGCACCCGGGCCAGCAGGCCGCGGGCGTCCATCTTCACCGTTTGTCCGCCGAGGTCGAGCGCCTCCACCCTGACCCAGGCGGAGCGCGTCACGGGCGCGAAGATCCCCGGGATCGACAGGCACCCTTCCTCCGCCGTGGCCTGGCCGCTCTGCTCGGTGATCACCGGGTTGATCAGGGCGCGGGCCTCGCGCGTCTCCTCGTCGCCGACGACGATGAGCCGGAGCGAGATGCCCACCTGCGGCGCGGCCAGGCCGATGCCGACCTCGTCGTACATCGTGTCCACCATGTCCGCGACGATCGTGCGGATCTCCGGCGTGATCACGCCCACGGGCTCGGCGCGCCGCCGGAGAGTCGGGTCGCCGTACTTGCGGACTTTCAGAACGGCCATTCGACCGGGTCCACCTCCACGTCTATGATACCGCGACTCCGCGGAGCTCGATCCGAGCCGAGCGTCCGCAGCGCGTCGGCGACCACACGCGGCAGATCGTCTCCGCCCTTCACGACAATGCGCCGCGCCCGGGCGCGGCGGTCCGGGATCGCGGGATAGACCGTCAGCCCGGATCCGCCCGGGAGGGCCGTGGCGACGGCGTCCGCCAGCCGCTGGACGGCGGCGGCATCGGGGCCGCGGGCCGTGATGAGCGCCAGTCGCCGGAACGGCGGGTAGCCGAGCTCGGAGCGGAACCGCAGCTCGGGCCGGTAAAAGGCGGTGAGATCCTGCCCGGTGACGGCGGCCAGCGCATAATGGGTCGGGTTCTGCGACTGCACGATGAGGGCGCCGTCGGGCCGGACGCGCTCGGCGGCCGCCCACAGCAGGGCGAACGTCCGCTCGGCCGCGCGGAAGTCGGGCACGCCGAGCATCTGGTCGGGCGACACGAAGCCCGCCAGCCCCAGCGACGCAGGGCCGAAGAGCCGGAGCGCGCCGCGAGTGCCGATCACGATCTCGGCGGCCAGCGCCGCCGCCCGTTGGCCCTCGCCCCGCCGGCTGCGGGCGGCGTCCGGATCGTAGCGGACGATGCGCGCGCGGGCGAAGCGGCGGCGGACGGCGTGCTCCACGCGCTCGGCGCCCCATCCGAACGGCGCCAGGCGGCGGCCCTGGCAACCGGCGCAGGTTTCGGGCAGGGCGACGCTGGCGCCGCAGAGCCGGCAGGCCAGCGTGCGGCCGGCGGGCGAGTAGGCCAGCGCGATCGCGCACGTCCGGCACCGGAGGATCGCGCCGCACTCGTCGCAGCCCAGCGCCGAGGTCAGGCGGCTCACCGCCAGGAAGACGCGGCGCCCGGTGGCGAGCGTCTCGCGGATCGTCCGCGCCAGCACCGGCGTCAGCGCTTCGCGCCGCGCGATGCCGCGCGTGTCGGCCACGGTCACGGTGGGCCAGGGCGAGGGGCGGACGGGGACCATGCGGGCGCGGCCGCTGTCGGCCCGCCACCACATCTCCACACTGGGCGTCGCCGCCGTGAAGAGCGCACGCAGGCCCTCGCGCGCGGCGCGCTCCAGCGTCACGTCGCGCGCGTGCATCCGCGGAGCGCCCGGCGGCTTGTGGGCCGCCTCGTGCTCGTCGATCATCGCCAGCGTCGCGCCGGCGGGCAGCGGCGCCAGCAACGCCGAGCGCGTCCCCACGCCCAGTCTGGCGGCGCCACTGGCGAGGTGCATCCACCCCGCCGCCCGCTCGGCGTCGGCGACGCCCGAGTCCAGACGCACGACGGGCCCGATCTTGGCGAGCCGCTGCGCCCAGCGTCCCGCCGCCTCCACGTCAGCCGTAAGGAGGAGCGCCGGCGGCTCCGCCGCGGCGATCAGCTCGAGCAGCTTCGCTTCGCGGCCGGCTCCGATGAAGAGCTCAGGAGCCGGGGGAGCCGGGACGTCCCTGCGCTCAGAAAGGTCCCTACTTCGCTGGGGACGTCCCCGCTCCCCCGGCGGTGTGACTTGGGGCGGTGGGAGGAGGGCGAGGCAGGTCGAGCCGAAGCTGGTCAGGCTCTCCGCCGCCATCCAGCCGATCAGGTCGAGCGGCGCGGGCGAGAGCAGCGGAACCTCGTCGAGGAGGCGGAGCACGGGCTTGAGCCGCTCGTCGTCACCGTCGCGCAGCGCCACGACGACGCCCACCCGCGACCCTCCCTTGAGCGGCGCCACGACGCGCTGCCCCCGCGCGAGCGTCCAGCCGTCGGGGACGCGATAGGAGAAGGGATGCGCGATCGGGGCGTCGAAGGCGACGTCCGCGATCATCGCGTCCGGCGGCGGTCGTACTCCCGTTTGGCGAGCTTGAGGTCTTCCCAGGCCATGCGCCGGTACTCCGGGCCGGGATTGCGGAGCAGGAACGCCGGGTGAAACGTGGGGATCAGCACGGCCGAGCCG is a window of Candidatus Methylomirabilota bacterium DNA encoding:
- the fmt gene encoding methionyl-tRNA formyltransferase, with the translated sequence MKVLFYGTPEFALPTLDALLRRHEVVAVVTQPDRPAHRGQRLTPPPVKVRATAAGLPVLQPARLREPEWPARLREFAPEVAVVVAFGQILPKAVLEVPARGSINVHASLLPRYRGAAPVARAIMRGETVTGITTFQMDEGMDTGPILLQSEPVPIGPEETAGELAARLSALGADILIETLARLDSITPVPQPREGGPPAPRLKRSDGYLDWDRPARELVNVIRGCNPWPGALTTSGAGRLTVWRATVVGSGHLNPPGMLSPHEDRLVIATADGAVLPIEVQPENKRRMSWPEYLRGARLAAGARFLRPAFLEP
- the def gene encoding peptide deformylase → MAVLKVRKYGDPTLRRRAEPVGVITPEIRTIVADMVDTMYDEVGIGLAAPQVGISLRLIVVGDEETREARALINPVITEQSGQATAEEGCLSIPGIFAPVTRSAWVRVEALDLGGQTVKMDARGLLARVLQHEIDHLDGVLFIDRLDPVTRDRIKRKIKKEGLSEGASHHAFAL
- the priA gene encoding primosomal protein N', with translation MIADVAFDAPIAHPFSYRVPDGWTLARGQRVVAPLKGGSRVGVVVALRDGDDERLKPVLRLLDEVPLLSPAPLDLIGWMAAESLTSFGSTCLALLPPPQVTPPGERGRPQRSRDLSERRDVPAPPAPELFIGAGREAKLLELIAAAEPPALLLTADVEAAGRWAQRLAKIGPVVRLDSGVADAERAAGWMHLASGAARLGVGTRSALLAPLPAGATLAMIDEHEAAHKPPGAPRMHARDVTLERAAREGLRALFTAATPSVEMWWRADSGRARMVPVRPSPWPTVTVADTRGIARREALTPVLARTIRETLATGRRVFLAVSRLTSALGCDECGAILRCRTCAIALAYSPAGRTLACRLCGASVALPETCAGCQGRRLAPFGWGAERVEHAVRRRFARARIVRYDPDAARSRRGEGQRAAALAAEIVIGTRGALRLFGPASLGLAGFVSPDQMLGVPDFRAAERTFALLWAAAERVRPDGALIVQSQNPTHYALAAVTGQDLTAFYRPELRFRSELGYPPFRRLALITARGPDAAAVQRLADAVATALPGGSGLTVYPAIPDRRARARRIVVKGGDDLPRVVADALRTLGSDRAPRSRGIIDVEVDPVEWPF